AGAACTTCCACTACGGCCGGGGCGCCAAGGGCACGCCCGCCAAGCTGGCCGAGGACGGCGCCCGGCTCGGCTTCGACGTCCACGTCGAGCCGCTGCTGCAGGGAGGCGGCGGCACGATCTCGTCCTCGCGCATCCGCGAGCTGCTCGGCGCCGGCGCCGTCGAGGAGGCGGCCGAGCTGCTCGGCCGGCCGCCGTGGCTCGAGGGGGCAGTCGTGCGGGGCGACGGCCGCGGCCGCGAGCTCGGCTACCCGACCGCCAACCTCGCCCTCGTTCCGCGTTCGCCGGTGCCGGGGATCGGTATCTACGCCGGCACCGCCCACCTGCCCGGCTCGAGCCACCCGGCCGCGATCAGCGTCGGCTACAACGTCACGTTCACGGACGACCGAAGCCGGGTGCGCGTCGAGGCCTACCTGCTCGACTTCGACGCCGACATCTACGGCTCGCCGATCCGGCTCGACCTCACCCACCGGCTCCGCGACGAGCTGCG
This window of the Gaiellales bacterium genome carries:
- a CDS encoding bifunctional riboflavin kinase/FAD synthetase; translation: MIVRQSLADVPPGERAVALGSFDGVHRGHQAVIGNAVSEAGARGLRSAVITFHPPPIAILRPDIQLIQLSTLSRRAALVAELGVDELVILRFDRAFSTIDADGFASQVLAGKLGARHVSVGENFHYGRGAKGTPAKLAEDGARLGFDVHVEPLLQGGGGTISSSRIRELLGAGAVEEAAELLGRPPWLEGAVVRGDGRGRELGYPTANLALVPRSPVPGIGIYAGTAHLPGSSHPAAISVGYNVTFTDDRSRVRVEAYLLDFDADIYGSPIRLDLTHRLRDELRFDSVDALLDQLHRDVEAVRTLARFLTRSRR